One region of Clostridia bacterium genomic DNA includes:
- the recA gene encoding recombinase RecA: MDKNQALKYTLEQIEKKCGKGAVMKLGDAPAMNVEAISTGSLGLDLALGVGGMPRGRIIEIYGPESSGKTTLALHVIASAQKAGGEAAFIDAEHALDPVYAKALGVDTDNLLVSQPDYGEQALEIAEMLVRSGAIDVIVVDSVAALVPRAEIEGDMGDAHMAVQARLMSQALRKLAGVISKTNTILIFINQLRSKVGVVYGNPEVTTGGAALKYYSTVRIDIRRAEQIKNGLELVGAHTKVKVVKNKVAPPFRNAEFDILYGKGISKESELVDIGVRVGVVEKSGTWFSYNGARIGQGKDNARIFFVEHPDMAAEVEAKIREKILEGASPAAEESKAPLAPVSGGIGAGVEEE, from the coding sequence ATGGATAAGAATCAGGCGTTGAAATACACTCTCGAGCAGATCGAGAAGAAGTGCGGCAAGGGAGCCGTAATGAAGCTGGGCGACGCGCCCGCGATGAACGTTGAAGCCATTTCCACCGGCTCGCTCGGGCTGGATCTTGCGCTCGGCGTCGGCGGAATGCCCCGCGGCAGAATAATAGAGATATACGGACCGGAATCCTCCGGCAAAACGACTCTGGCGCTGCACGTCATCGCCTCCGCGCAGAAGGCGGGCGGCGAAGCGGCGTTCATCGACGCGGAGCACGCGCTCGATCCCGTTTACGCCAAGGCGCTGGGAGTCGACACCGACAACCTCCTCGTTTCTCAGCCGGACTACGGCGAGCAGGCGCTCGAGATCGCCGAAATGCTCGTCCGCAGCGGCGCGATCGACGTCATCGTCGTCGACTCCGTCGCCGCGCTCGTTCCCCGCGCCGAGATAGAGGGAGATATGGGCGACGCGCACATGGCGGTGCAGGCGAGGCTTATGTCTCAGGCGCTCCGCAAGCTCGCCGGCGTCATTTCCAAGACGAACACGATACTCATTTTCATCAATCAGCTGCGCTCTAAGGTCGGCGTGGTCTACGGCAACCCCGAGGTCACGACCGGCGGCGCCGCGCTGAAATACTACTCCACCGTCCGCATAGACATCCGCCGTGCCGAGCAGATAAAGAACGGGCTCGAGCTCGTCGGAGCGCACACGAAGGTGAAGGTAGTCAAGAACAAGGTCGCCCCGCCGTTCCGCAACGCGGAGTTCGACATACTCTACGGCAAGGGAATCTCCAAGGAGAGCGAGCTTGTCGATATCGGCGTGCGCGTCGGCGTAGTCGAAAAGAGCGGCACGTGGTTCTCCTATAACGGCGCCCGCATCGGCCAGGGCAAGGACAACGCGAGGATATTCTTCGTCGAGCATCCCGATATGGCCGCCGAGGTCGAAGCGAAGATCCGCGAGAAGATCCTCGAGGGGGCTTCTCCCGCGGCGGAGGAGTCCAAAGCGCCGCTGGCTCCCGTTTCCGGCGGGATCGGAGCCGGCGTTGAAGAAGAGTAA
- a CDS encoding RecX family transcriptional regulator, which translates to MRVSLKRLGKKPFFAVLTEEGEPLGLVDFEGKGRLRLSDGCEADGTELEAEIAESEKRIARSHAYFLLSRRDYSTGELIKKLTELPVSEKAAEHAAAHLTELGYVRDGEYAARVAAHYAAAGSGPLKVSAELRRRGFDSATAEEALAALEESFDYPESARAEAEKKFGPLGELSWEQKGKITAFLARRGFTYDQISRALG; encoded by the coding sequence ATGAGAGTCTCTCTCAAACGCCTCGGCAAAAAGCCGTTTTTCGCCGTGCTGACCGAGGAGGGCGAGCCGCTCGGGCTCGTCGACTTCGAGGGCAAGGGGCGGCTGCGGCTTTCCGACGGCTGCGAAGCGGACGGGACGGAGCTCGAGGCGGAGATTGCGGAGAGCGAGAAGCGCATAGCGCGCTCTCACGCTTACTTCCTGCTTTCGCGGCGGGACTACTCCACAGGCGAGCTGATAAAGAAACTGACCGAGCTGCCCGTGAGCGAAAAAGCGGCGGAACACGCTGCGGCGCATCTTACCGAGCTCGGCTACGTTCGCGACGGCGAATACGCCGCGCGCGTCGCCGCGCACTACGCGGCGGCGGGCAGCGGACCGCTGAAGGTCTCCGCGGAGCTGCGGCGGCGCGGCTTCGATTCCGCGACGGCGGAGGAGGCGCTGGCGGCGCTCGAGGAGAGCTTCGACTATCCCGAAAGCGCCCGCGCCGAAGCGGAAAAGAAATTCGGCCCGCTCGGCGAGCTTTCATGGGAGCAAAAAGGGAAGATAACCGCGTTCCTCGCCCGCAGGGGCTTTACCTACGACCAGATAAGCCGCGCGCTCGGATGA
- the pgsA gene encoding CDP-diacylglycerol--glycerol-3-phosphate 3-phosphatidyltransferase yields the protein MNLPNKLTVLRVIMIPIFVAVIFVTAIPYRFLIAAAIFAIASLTDLLDGKIARKRGLVTDFGKLLDPLADKVFVTAALFCIICVTEDPTWRMLLTIATIIIVAREFLVTSLRLLVASRGVVVPAAYMGKVKTTLQMIAIICILLETQFACELRGLMCFEHWIGYITLAAAVVATIISGWQYVAAYGSYLDPEK from the coding sequence ATGAACCTTCCGAACAAGCTGACGGTACTCAGAGTCATAATGATACCGATATTCGTCGCGGTGATATTCGTCACGGCGATACCGTACCGTTTTCTCATAGCCGCCGCGATTTTCGCGATCGCGTCGCTGACAGACCTGCTGGACGGGAAGATCGCGCGCAAGCGCGGACTCGTGACCGACTTCGGCAAGCTGCTCGACCCGCTCGCCGACAAGGTCTTCGTTACCGCGGCGCTGTTCTGTATTATATGCGTGACGGAGGATCCGACGTGGCGGATGCTGCTGACGATAGCGACGATAATAATCGTCGCGCGCGAATTCCTCGTCACGTCGCTGCGCCTGCTCGTCGCGAGCAGGGGAGTCGTCGTACCCGCCGCCTATATGGGCAAGGTGAAAACGACGCTTCAGATGATAGCGATAATCTGCATCCTGCTCGAAACGCAGTTCGCCTGCGAATTGAGGGGGCTGATGTGCTTCGAGCACTGGATCGGATACATAACGCTCGCCGCGGCGGTCGTCGCGACGATAATTTCGGGCTGGCAGTACGTTGCCGCCTACGGTTCGTATCTTGACCCCGAGAAATAA
- a CDS encoding Gfo/Idh/MocA family oxidoreductase produces the protein MAQKIRTAIIGTGGIANGKHLKGLRAVKDVEVVAICDIIPERMTETKQRYPEIAGAAEYVDYKELLKDESIDCVHVCTPNRSHAFITIDALNAGKHVICEKPMATSYEEAVAMCEAAKKNGKLLTIGYQNRQTKEQIYAHKRIENGELGEIYFARAHALRRRAIPNWGVFLKEDEQGGGPLIDIGTHALDLTLWHMNNYRPVMAVGQTFKKICRDGKNTGNIWGGFDASEFTVEDSAFGFVKMENGAVISIDASWALNMLDTREAICTLCGTKGGIDFTDGVRINKVVNDAMTIEKPDLSEGGVAYYDGFAGFGPDEAESNTFYGAVRGENELLVKPEQAAVVTRILEGIYKSAETGKPVFFTYDD, from the coding sequence ATGGCACAGAAAATCAGAACGGCGATAATCGGCACCGGCGGTATCGCCAACGGCAAACACCTCAAGGGCCTCAGAGCAGTCAAGGACGTCGAGGTCGTCGCGATCTGCGACATCATCCCCGAGAGAATGACCGAAACGAAGCAGAGATATCCCGAGATCGCGGGCGCTGCCGAGTACGTCGACTACAAAGAGCTGCTGAAGGACGAGAGCATCGACTGCGTACACGTCTGCACGCCGAACCGTTCTCACGCGTTCATCACCATCGACGCGCTGAACGCCGGCAAGCACGTCATCTGCGAGAAGCCCATGGCGACCTCCTATGAGGAAGCGGTCGCGATGTGCGAAGCGGCGAAGAAGAACGGCAAGCTGCTGACCATCGGCTATCAGAACAGACAGACCAAGGAGCAGATCTACGCTCACAAGCGCATCGAGAACGGCGAGCTCGGCGAGATCTACTTCGCCCGCGCCCACGCGCTGCGCCGCAGAGCGATCCCGAACTGGGGCGTTTTCCTCAAGGAAGACGAGCAGGGCGGCGGACCGCTGATCGACATCGGCACCCACGCGCTCGATCTGACGCTGTGGCATATGAATAACTACCGTCCCGTCATGGCGGTCGGCCAGACCTTCAAGAAGATCTGCCGCGACGGCAAGAACACCGGCAACATCTGGGGCGGCTTCGACGCCTCCGAATTCACCGTCGAAGATTCCGCGTTCGGCTTCGTCAAGATGGAGAACGGCGCGGTCATCAGCATCGACGCCTCCTGGGCGCTCAATATGCTCGACACGCGCGAAGCGATCTGCACCCTTTGCGGAACGAAGGGCGGCATCGACTTCACCGACGGCGTCCGCATCAACAAGGTCGTCAACGACGCCATGACGATCGAGAAGCCCGACCTCAGCGAGGGCGGCGTCGCCTACTACGACGGCTTCGCGGGCTTCGGCCCGGACGAGGCGGAGTCCAACACCTTCTACGGCGCGGTACGCGGCGAGAACGAGCTGCTGGTCAAGCCGGAACAGGCCGCGGTCGTCACCCGCATCCTCGAGGGCATCTATAAGTCCGCGGAGACCGGAAAGCCCGTCTTCTTCACCTACGACGACTAA
- a CDS encoding sugar phosphate isomerase/epimerase, with translation MYLGIIGWFDENSFRNAAEKGISALEFDINDNYRVPEFTAAVPQINEWIKKYGVSVAAVGQWGTERLLPDRTLNEAQIEIEKELMRSAAAVGCGVYITGCNRGKSLWDDDADFAAAAKYMRRLVEYGNEIGVKVCLYNCDWNNFLDNSGAWGRIIPEVPGLGIKFDPSHAVVHGRDWREEMRKWAKHFYHVHVKGTLYLGDNCWDFPPAGLDDFDWHSFMGYLYAGGYNGCVSLEPHSYIWQGELGEKGIQYTVDYIKPMLL, from the coding sequence ATGTATCTTGGCATTATCGGATGGTTTGATGAAAACAGCTTCCGCAACGCGGCGGAAAAGGGCATCTCCGCGCTCGAGTTCGATATCAACGACAACTACAGAGTTCCCGAGTTCACCGCCGCCGTTCCGCAGATAAACGAGTGGATAAAGAAGTACGGCGTTTCAGTCGCCGCCGTCGGTCAGTGGGGGACCGAGCGTCTCCTGCCCGACAGGACGCTGAACGAGGCGCAGATCGAGATCGAGAAGGAGCTGATGCGCTCCGCCGCCGCCGTCGGCTGCGGCGTTTACATCACCGGCTGCAACCGCGGAAAGAGTCTCTGGGACGACGACGCCGACTTCGCCGCCGCGGCGAAGTATATGCGCCGCCTTGTCGAATACGGCAACGAGATCGGCGTAAAGGTCTGCCTCTACAACTGCGACTGGAACAACTTCCTCGACAATTCCGGCGCGTGGGGCAGGATCATTCCCGAAGTTCCCGGCCTCGGCATCAAGTTCGACCCGTCGCACGCCGTCGTTCACGGCAGGGACTGGCGCGAGGAGATGCGCAAGTGGGCGAAGCATTTCTATCACGTCCACGTCAAGGGAACGCTCTATCTCGGCGATAACTGCTGGGACTTCCCGCCCGCGGGGCTCGACGATTTCGACTGGCATTCCTTCATGGGCTATCTCTACGCCGGCGGCTACAACGGCTGCGTTTCGCTGGAGCCGCACTCATACATATGGCAGGGCGAGCTCGGCGAGAAGGGCATACAGTACACCGTCGATTACATCAAGCCGATGCTTCTCTGA
- a CDS encoding SGNH/GDSL hydrolase family protein — protein sequence MKRIVTIIILAALALSLANLSGCSWLDGIFHPESGRLDFGSNEAVETPDAEYEPLYDVNGDRLSDAPLTSIELRARSVSSAEHLTSERIAGGTLYAGNLIRLARLLKRCEAAFAAEETAPYFSSEDSAPAASRPDPSIDRSPVTVGFCGSGAMAGEGVEYMKDAYPFAIRRWFADAYGSDNFNFLFRGVSGSDSRYGAHDVGRNLINDGADVVFLDYSVADMKNPEARETFEVVVRRLLTAEKPIAVVILCTMDASCNSDFETELEIARAYGCPVISLRHAVAQELADGKFFFSSLTDDGFNLGLNGHALFGELVANFLENVRRQLDKINTDADIPVPAVGLTPCRYMNGWLFTNYKRPVSFGSFVRYGLRYDIFDRAGWECATPGGAPLVYQADAQYITLMYWRVTDRTGGRMEVYVDGAHAATLECDYIDGAENCAGYATVYAGSEYAAHTIEIYMSSEKNKGSTGERVCLLAIMTA from the coding sequence GTGAAACGAATCGTTACAATAATAATACTTGCGGCGCTCGCTCTGTCGCTGGCAAATCTCTCGGGCTGCAGCTGGCTCGACGGGATATTTCATCCCGAGAGCGGCAGGCTCGATTTCGGCTCCAACGAAGCGGTGGAGACTCCGGACGCGGAGTACGAGCCGCTTTATGACGTCAACGGCGACCGCCTGAGCGACGCGCCGCTGACGAGCATCGAGCTGCGCGCGCGTTCGGTCAGCTCCGCGGAGCATCTGACTTCCGAGCGCATCGCGGGCGGCACGCTCTACGCCGGCAATCTGATACGGCTCGCCCGTCTGCTCAAACGCTGCGAAGCCGCTTTCGCCGCAGAGGAGACCGCGCCGTACTTCTCGAGCGAAGACAGCGCGCCGGCCGCTTCCCGCCCCGACCCGTCGATCGACAGGTCGCCCGTTACCGTAGGCTTCTGCGGCAGCGGAGCCATGGCGGGCGAGGGCGTCGAATACATGAAGGACGCCTACCCGTTTGCGATACGGCGCTGGTTCGCCGACGCGTACGGCAGCGATAATTTCAACTTCCTCTTCAGGGGCGTTTCCGGCAGCGACTCCCGCTACGGAGCGCACGACGTAGGGCGAAACCTCATAAACGACGGAGCGGACGTCGTTTTTCTCGATTACTCGGTCGCGGATATGAAAAACCCCGAGGCGAGAGAGACCTTCGAGGTCGTCGTGCGGCGGCTGCTCACCGCCGAAAAGCCGATCGCCGTCGTGATACTCTGCACGATGGACGCCTCCTGCAACTCCGACTTCGAAACCGAGCTTGAGATCGCGCGCGCCTACGGCTGCCCGGTGATAAGCCTGCGCCACGCCGTCGCGCAGGAGCTTGCGGACGGCAAGTTCTTCTTCTCCTCGCTGACGGACGACGGCTTCAACCTCGGGCTGAACGGACACGCGCTCTTCGGCGAGCTGGTCGCGAACTTCCTCGAAAACGTGCGCCGCCAACTGGATAAGATAAACACGGACGCGGATATCCCCGTACCCGCCGTCGGGCTCACCCCCTGCCGCTATATGAACGGCTGGCTCTTCACGAACTACAAGCGCCCGGTCAGCTTCGGCAGCTTCGTCCGCTACGGCCTGCGCTACGATATCTTCGACCGCGCCGGCTGGGAATGCGCGACGCCGGGCGGCGCCCCGCTCGTATATCAGGCGGACGCGCAGTATATCACGCTGATGTACTGGCGCGTTACCGACCGCACCGGCGGGCGTATGGAGGTCTACGTCGACGGCGCGCACGCCGCGACCCTCGAATGCGACTACATCGACGGCGCCGAAAACTGCGCCGGATACGCCACCGTCTACGCCGGCAGCGAATACGCGGCGCATACGATAGAGATATATATGTCATCGGAAAAGAACAAGGGTTCCACCGGCGAGCGCGTCTGCCTGCTCGCGATCATGACGGCGTAA
- a CDS encoding DUF1653 domain-containing protein: MKSNNSEIKTPEFKAGRYRHFKGGEYRALFVAKNSETLEDEVVYQALYGEGGYWVRPLSMWNETVERDGKTFKRFTYIGE; the protein is encoded by the coding sequence ATGAAAAGCAACAACAGCGAAATCAAAACGCCCGAATTCAAAGCGGGCAGATACAGACACTTCAAGGGCGGGGAATACCGCGCCCTTTTCGTCGCGAAAAACTCCGAAACGCTCGAGGACGAGGTCGTCTATCAGGCGCTTTACGGCGAGGGCGGCTACTGGGTGAGACCGCTCTCGATGTGGAACGAGACCGTCGAGCGCGACGGAAAGACCTTCAAGCGTTTTACCTATATAGGCGAATAG
- a CDS encoding alpha/beta fold hydrolase, producing MISVIEKKVPSCDGIHELAGKVYLPEGETKGLFHVVHGMTEHIGRYDAFMRAAAEAGFVCFGYDHLGHGRTAKDDSELGYIAKKNGWKLLAQDVAEFADAMKKEYGDGLRYVLLGHSMGSFIVRTAAETTFIPDRLVVMGTGGPNPAAKAGAAMMGMMKFFKGGHAYSGLAEKLAFGKYNDRFAGENDPRSWLTKDAGVRATYSQDKFCTFRFTVSAYQDLMRLTSFCNAKKWFRNIDKSLPILLVSGSEDPVGDYGKGVTAVYDMLKAEGAQVEMKLYENCRHEILNDTCRGEATADILEFATRK from the coding sequence ATGATCAGCGTTATAGAGAAAAAAGTCCCGTCATGCGACGGGATCCACGAGCTTGCCGGCAAGGTCTATCTGCCGGAAGGCGAAACTAAGGGGCTTTTTCACGTCGTGCACGGGATGACCGAGCACATCGGGCGCTACGACGCCTTCATGCGCGCCGCCGCGGAAGCCGGCTTCGTCTGCTTCGGCTACGACCACCTCGGGCACGGCCGCACCGCGAAGGACGACTCCGAGCTCGGCTATATCGCGAAGAAAAACGGCTGGAAGCTGCTCGCGCAGGACGTCGCCGAATTCGCAGACGCGATGAAGAAGGAGTACGGCGACGGTCTGCGTTACGTCCTGCTCGGACACAGCATGGGCTCTTTCATAGTCCGCACCGCGGCCGAGACGACGTTTATCCCCGACCGCCTCGTCGTAATGGGCACCGGCGGCCCGAATCCCGCCGCGAAGGCAGGCGCCGCGATGATGGGAATGATGAAGTTCTTTAAGGGCGGACACGCCTATTCCGGCCTCGCGGAAAAGCTCGCCTTCGGTAAGTATAACGACCGCTTCGCCGGCGAAAACGACCCGCGCAGCTGGCTGACGAAGGACGCAGGCGTCCGCGCGACCTACTCGCAGGATAAGTTCTGCACCTTCCGCTTCACGGTCAGCGCGTATCAGGACCTGATGCGCCTGACTTCCTTCTGCAACGCCAAAAAGTGGTTCAGAAATATAGATAAATCCCTGCCGATACTGCTCGTATCCGGTTCCGAAGACCCCGTCGGCGACTACGGCAAGGGCGTTACCGCGGTTTACGATATGCTGAAGGCGGAGGGCGCGCAGGTCGAGATGAAGCTCTACGAAAACTGCCGCCACGAGATACTCAACGACACCTGCCGCGGCGAAGCGACCGCAGATATACTCGAGTTCGCAACACGGAAATAA
- the glpK gene encoding glycerol kinase GlpK, whose product MMKYVLALDEGTTSARAVLFDEECRAVAIAQHEFTQIYPRAGWVEHDAVEIYAKQYASMTECVAKSGVSPDDIAAVGITNQRETTVVWDKRTGEPVCNAIVWQCRRTADVCERLQAEGLGDYVAEKTGLRIDAYFSGTKLKWILDNVPRARERAERGELLFGTVDCWLLWKLTGGKVHATDRTNASRTMLYDISADRWDEGLLQALDIPACILPEVRSSGEVYGYTDVMGTQVPVCGIAGDQQSALFGQGCFESGEAKNTYGTGCFLLANVGETRPDVKNGLIVTAAAGEKGAPRQFAIEGSIFVGGAAIQWLRDELRVIEQSADSEKLAFSVPDNGGVYLVPAFVGLGAPYWDMRARGALFGLTRGTDGAVLCRAALESIAYQTDDLIRVLREAGLPLTCLKADGGASQNRFLMQFQADISGVDVLLPPSPEATALGAALLAGLAAGVWRDRSAIKEKLGSGTRYSPAMSEDERSRLLDGWKRAVAACRSFDKN is encoded by the coding sequence ATGATGAAATACGTTCTCGCGCTCGACGAAGGCACGACAAGCGCACGCGCTGTCCTCTTCGACGAGGAATGCCGCGCGGTCGCGATAGCGCAGCACGAATTCACTCAGATCTATCCCCGCGCCGGCTGGGTAGAGCACGACGCGGTGGAGATATACGCAAAGCAGTATGCCTCTATGACGGAGTGCGTCGCGAAAAGCGGAGTCTCCCCCGACGACATCGCCGCCGTCGGAATCACGAACCAGCGCGAAACCACCGTAGTCTGGGACAAACGCACAGGCGAGCCGGTCTGCAACGCGATCGTATGGCAGTGCCGCCGCACGGCGGACGTCTGCGAAAGGCTGCAGGCGGAGGGGCTCGGCGACTACGTCGCGGAGAAGACCGGACTGCGCATAGACGCCTATTTCAGCGGCACCAAGCTCAAATGGATACTCGACAACGTTCCCCGCGCCCGTGAACGCGCGGAGCGCGGCGAGCTGCTCTTCGGCACCGTCGACTGCTGGCTGCTCTGGAAGCTCACCGGCGGCAAGGTGCACGCCACCGACCGCACAAACGCTTCGCGCACGATGCTATATGATATTTCAGCCGACCGCTGGGACGAAGGACTGCTCCAAGCGCTCGACATACCCGCCTGCATACTGCCGGAAGTGCGCAGCAGCGGCGAGGTCTACGGCTATACCGACGTTATGGGAACGCAGGTGCCCGTCTGCGGCATCGCGGGCGATCAGCAGTCCGCGCTCTTCGGGCAGGGCTGCTTCGAATCCGGCGAGGCGAAGAACACCTACGGCACCGGCTGCTTCCTGCTCGCCAACGTCGGCGAGACGCGGCCGGACGTGAAAAACGGCCTCATCGTCACCGCCGCCGCGGGCGAAAAGGGCGCTCCGCGGCAGTTCGCGATCGAGGGCAGCATCTTCGTCGGAGGCGCGGCGATACAGTGGCTCCGCGACGAGCTGCGCGTGATCGAACAATCCGCGGACAGCGAAAAACTCGCGTTCAGCGTGCCGGATAACGGAGGCGTCTACCTCGTGCCCGCGTTCGTCGGGCTCGGCGCGCCTTACTGGGATATGCGGGCGCGCGGCGCGCTCTTCGGCTTGACCCGCGGCACCGACGGCGCCGTGCTCTGCCGAGCCGCGCTCGAATCCATCGCCTACCAGACGGACGACCTCATCCGCGTGCTTCGCGAAGCCGGCCTTCCGCTGACCTGCCTGAAGGCGGACGGAGGCGCTTCGCAGAACCGCTTCCTGATGCAGTTCCAGGCGGACATATCCGGCGTGGACGTACTGCTCCCGCCGTCGCCGGAGGCGACCGCGCTCGGCGCGGCACTGCTCGCGGGACTCGCTGCCGGAGTGTGGCGCGACCGCTCCGCAATCAAGGAAAAACTCGGCAGCGGAACGCGATACTCCCCCGCCATGAGCGAAGACGAACGTTCGCGCCTGCTCGACGGCTGGAAACGCGCCGTAGCCGCGTGCCGTTCGTTCGATAAAAACTGA